One Aegilops tauschii subsp. strangulata cultivar AL8/78 chromosome 7, Aet v6.0, whole genome shotgun sequence genomic window carries:
- the LOC109778606 gene encoding geraniol 8-hydroxylase-like, producing MVAVAVLAPWLAWLVVSLLSVYLLNLLTHARSGLPPGPRPLPLIGSLHLLGDRPHRSLARLARTHGAPLMSLRLGSVTTEVASSPAMAREFLQRHDAAFATRSVPDATGMHAAGSVPWLPPPPPPPPPPASRWRALRKMMATELFTPHRLRSEKVGELMDHVARLARDGKPVNVGRVAFTTSLNLLSRTIFSHDLTNLDDDNRSGEFQEVVTGIMDEAVGTPNVSDFFPMLAPADLQGTRRRLARLFARLHVVFDAEVEHRLRTRDAAICFY from the coding sequence ATGGTGGCCGTGGCGGTGCTTGCGCCGTGGCTAGCATGGCTCGTCGTCTCCTTGCTCTCTGTCTACCTCCTCAACCTCCTCACCCATGCGCGCTCCGGCCTCCCGCCGGGCCCGCGCCCGCTGCCACTCATAGGCAGCCTCCACCTCCTCGGCGACAGGCCGCACCGCTCCCTCGCACGCCTGGCCAGGACCCACGGCGCCCCGCTCATGTCCCTCCGGCTCGGCTCGGTCACCACGGAGGTCGCCTCATCCCCCGCCATGGCCCGTGAATTCCTGCAGAGGCACGACGCCGCGTTCGCCACCCGGTCCGTGCCCGACGCCACCGGCATGCATGCTGCCGGCTCCGTCCCctggctgccccccccccccccccccccccccccccccgcgtcgcGGTGGCGCGCGCTGCGCAAGATGATGGCCACGGAGCTCTTCACGCCGCACCGCCTCCGGAGCGAGAAGGTGGGCGAGCTCATGGACCACGTCGCGCGGCTGGCGCGCGACGGCAAGCCGGTGAACGTGGGGCGCGTGGCCTTCACGaccagcctcaacctgctctccCGCACCATCTTCTCCCACGACCTGACGAACCTCGACGACGACAACCGCTCCGGAGAGTTCCAGGAGGTGGTGACGGGAATCATGGACGAGGCCGTGGGGACCCCGAACGTGTCTGACTTCTTCCCGATGCTCGCCCCAGCCGACCTGCAGGGCACGCGCCGGCGGCTGGCAAGGCTATTCGCTCGGCTGCACGTGGTGTTCGACGCTGAGGTGGAGCATAGGCTGCGCACTCGCGACGCCGCCATTTGCTTCTATTGA